The following nucleotide sequence is from Paeniglutamicibacter kerguelensis.
TACGCTCACATGGGAGTGGTGAAGATCACCGGGGTTCGCGTGCTGCCATGAAGGCGGTGCCAGAATCCATCCAACAGAAACCTTGAGGAGACAGTATGCGATACACCCGCACTTCGAAGGCACTCGTGCTTTCGGCAGCTCTTGCACTAACACTTTCGGCATGCGGTGGTGGTGCTGGCAGCACCGGTGCCAGCAACGGCAGCGCGGGTGCCACGGGTGGTGCCGAGGGAAGCTCAACGGCGGTGATTACTGCGAACTCGACCGAACCGCAGAACGGCCTGCTTCCGGCCAACACCAACGAAGTTGGTGGCGGCCGCGTCATGGACCTGCTCTTCACCGGTCTGGTGAGCTACGACGCCGCCGGTGCGCCGGTGAACGAATTGGCTGAGTCCATTGAAACAAAGGACGCCACGAACTACACGATTAAGATCAAGTCCGGCCAGAAGTTCAGCAATGGCGAGCCCGTGACCGCGAAGTCCTTCGTTGACGCCTGGAATTTCGGTGCCGCTGCCAAGAACGCACAGCTGAACTCCTACTTCTTTGAGTCCATCAAGGGCTACGACAAGGTCAGCGCCAAGGACGCCACCGTGGACACCATGGAAGGCCTGAAGGTCGTCGATGAGAACACCTTCACCGTCGAGCTCTCTCGCGCCGAATCCGACTTCCCGCTGCGCCTGGGCTACACGGCCTTCTACCCGCTTCCGGCTGCGGCATTCGAAGACCCGAAGGCCTTCGGCGAAAACCCGGCAGGCAACGGCCCCTACAAGCTGGCCGACGATGGATGGCAGCACAACGTCCAGATCCAGTTGGTTCCCAACGCCGACTACAGCGGACCGCGCAAGCCCGTCAACGGAGGCGTGACGTTCAAGATTTACAGCACCTTCGATGCCGCCTACCAGGACCTGCTCGGCGACAACCTCGACGTCCTGGACCAGATCCCGCCGAGCCAGCTGCAGAACTTCAAGGACGACCTGGGTGACCGCTGGGTCAACCAGGCCTACGCCGGCAACGCCACCATGACGATTCCGAGCTACCTGCCGGAATTCCAGGGTGAAGCCGGCCAGATGCGCCGCGCAGCCATCTCGATGGCCATCAACCGCCAGGAGATCATCGACAACATCTTCTTCGGCGGCAAGCAGATCGCCAAGGACTTCACGTCGCCGGTTATCGACGGATACTCGGATTCGCTTCCGGGCAACGAAGTCCTGGCCTTCAATGCGGAAAAGGCCCAGCAGCTCTGGGCCGACGCCGAGAAGATCTCCCCGTGGCCGGCCGGCAAGGTCTTCACCATCACGTCGAACATCGACGGTGCGGGCAACAAGGAATACATCGAGGCCATGGCCAACCAGATCAGCAACACCCTGCCGATCAAGGCCGAGCTGAACCCGATTCCGACGTTCAAGGAAATGCGCACGCTGGTTGGCGAGAAGAAGCTCACCGGCGCATCGCGTGCCGGCTGGCAGGCCGACTACCCGTCTCTCTACAACTTCCTCGGCCCGCTGTACGCCACCGGCGCGGGCTCCAACGACGGCGACTACTCGAACCCGGAATTCGACAAGATGCTCACTGAGGGCCTGTCGGCCACCAGCGTTGAAGAAGGCAACAAGATCTTCAACAAGTCACAGGAAATCCTGCTCAAGGACCTTCCGGTGGTGCCGCTGTGGTACCAGGCCGTGCAGGGTGGCTGGAGCACCAAGGTAGCCGACGTCAAGTTCGGCTGGAATGGCGTGCCGATGTACTACGCAATCACCGGCAAATAACAGCCCCACCGCTGACATGGATCGTGCGTAAGGGGGGCCCAAAAGGTCCCCCTTACGCACGTCAATGATTAATCCATCAAGTTCGCGGCCCCAACTCATGTTTCCTTACAAGGAG
It contains:
- a CDS encoding peptide ABC transporter substrate-binding protein — protein: MRYTRTSKALVLSAALALTLSACGGGAGSTGASNGSAGATGGAEGSSTAVITANSTEPQNGLLPANTNEVGGGRVMDLLFTGLVSYDAAGAPVNELAESIETKDATNYTIKIKSGQKFSNGEPVTAKSFVDAWNFGAAAKNAQLNSYFFESIKGYDKVSAKDATVDTMEGLKVVDENTFTVELSRAESDFPLRLGYTAFYPLPAAAFEDPKAFGENPAGNGPYKLADDGWQHNVQIQLVPNADYSGPRKPVNGGVTFKIYSTFDAAYQDLLGDNLDVLDQIPPSQLQNFKDDLGDRWVNQAYAGNATMTIPSYLPEFQGEAGQMRRAAISMAINRQEIIDNIFFGGKQIAKDFTSPVIDGYSDSLPGNEVLAFNAEKAQQLWADAEKISPWPAGKVFTITSNIDGAGNKEYIEAMANQISNTLPIKAELNPIPTFKEMRTLVGEKKLTGASRAGWQADYPSLYNFLGPLYATGAGSNDGDYSNPEFDKMLTEGLSATSVEEGNKIFNKSQEILLKDLPVVPLWYQAVQGGWSTKVADVKFGWNGVPMYYAITGK